A genomic region of Fusarium falciforme chromosome 4, complete sequence contains the following coding sequences:
- a CDS encoding HTH CENPB-type domain-containing protein gives MNNVNGTSTMGHDTIMAQSNGSSNSNGYGSDTWTSMSPYSQSPYSASPLTEYPSFGAFVSHGMPSEPLNRMPPPPPQPHQMIQPAPPPPPMAHHQLPMLNTTWPSQLTNPTPSGSYSAPPLSITPATSAPPVDPPRLPTQHEKSRKTLTTEQKRAMCQFHEDNPGTRQADIGARFGVERSTVSKVLRHKDQYLKRDQEPENPAVKRGKGKHPDFDRTLSNYVRRQQQRGFKVSDEEIMEQARLFAHASGNQENVLNGLTSSWLQKFKQKHGIGGAKLTRRASEANIPDSARLSTLVTKNNSSQDILSPTSPTGNISPLSGSRSDEDGPIDGIDFDLITYKHTESQSTTSLSSDLRDNPASSFSGTMSPTGTFTFSPDPNVGGFPMDQLRGADFQSREKRSNTFPSLNIDYVNQVSGSTEPMTPRHIPSSTAPSSALESPQHELHGAPFSIDTSVNSPPPTLRRSSSNSSITRSTATCPTPVDSSPVSPSQEDARRAAQTLLTYIQTAGNFDSNEYITIVQLTKKLKIHQHQGGRPSIGGLSRIPEGDVEAPALISAKMETT, from the exons ATGAACAACGTCAATGGGACGTCGACAATGGGCCACGACACCATCATGGCCCAGAGCAATGGTAGCTCCAACAGCAATGGCTACGGCAGCGATACTTGGACCAGCATGAGCCCCTATAGTCAGAGCCCATACAGCGCCAGTCCATTGACCGAGTACCCATCCTTTGGAGCCTTTGTCAGTCACGGCATGCCTTCAGAACCGTTAAATAGGATGcctccaccgccgccgcagcCTCACCAGATGATCCAACCAGCACCGCCCCCGCCCCCGATGGCCCATCACCAGCTTCCAATGCTCAACACGACATGGCCGAGCCAACTGACGAACCCGACTCCCTCAGGGAGCTACTCAGCACCGCCCCTATCAATAACACCCGCCACGAGTGCACCGCCTGTGGACCCTCCCAGGTTACCGACGCAGCATGAAAAGTCCAGGAAGACGCTCACTACCGAGCAGAAGAGGGCAATGTGCCAGTTTCACGAGGACAACCCAGGCACTCGACAGGCCGACATTGGAGCCCGGTTTGGTGTCGAGAGAAG CACGGTTTCCAAGGTTCTGAGGCACAAGGATCAATATCTCAAGCGGGATCAAGAGCCAGAAAACCCAGCCGTCAAGCGCGGAAAGGGCAAGCACCCTGACTTTGACCGCACGCTCAGCAACTACGTCAGGAGACAACAACAGCGAGGGTTCAAGGTCAGCGACGAGGAGATCATGGAGCAGGCTAGGCTGTTTGCCCATGCGAGCGGGAACCAGGAGAACGTCCTCAACGGCCTGACGAGTAGCTGGCTACAAAAGTTCAAGCAAAAGCACGGCATTGGAGGAGCCAAGTTGACGCGGAGAGCCTCAGAGGCCAATATCCCCGACAGTGCTCGACTATCAACGCTGGTCACCAAGAACAACAGCAGCCAGGATATTCTATCTCCGACCTCGCCCACGGGAAATATCTCGCCCCTATCTGGAAGCCGgagcgatgaagatggcccTATCGACGGTATCGACTTTGACCTTATTACATACAAGCACACCGAGTCTCAGTCGACCACGTCCCTGTCCAGCGATCTGAGAGATAACCCGGCGTCTTCTTTCTCGGGTACAATGAGCCCAACAGGCACCTTTACGTTCTCACCGGACCCCAACGTTGGAGGTTTCCCCATGGATCAACTGCGAGGCGCCGATTTCCAGTctcgagagaagagaagcaacACGTTCCCATCACTCAACATCGACTACGTGAACCAGGTATCAGGGTCGACCGAGCCAATGACGCCTCGACATATCCCATCGTCCACGGCACCATCTTCAGCTCTCGAGTCACCTCAGCACGAACTCCATGGGGCACCTTTCAGCATCGACACGAGCGTCAACTCACCCCCTCCGACGCTgcgccgcagcagcagcaactcgAGTATCACACGCTCCACCGCCACCTGCCCGACCCCTGTCGACTCTTCCCCCGTCTCACCCTCACAGGAGGATGCCCGTCGTGCCGCCCAGACGCTGCTGACCTACATCCAGACGGCTGGCAACTTTGACTCAAACGAATATATCACCATTGTGCAGctgaccaagaagctcaagatccACCAGCACCAAGGTGGCCGGCCCTCGATAGGGGGTCTGTCTCGCATTCCCGAGGGTGACGTCGAGGCACCCGCTCTTATATCGGCCAAGATGGAGACGACGTGA